One window of Paralichthys olivaceus isolate ysfri-2021 chromosome 20, ASM2471397v2, whole genome shotgun sequence genomic DNA carries:
- the top2b gene encoding DNA topoisomerase 2-beta isoform X3, producing MNKTSDPKIKFFDGEDFTCVTFQPDLSKFKMEKLDKDIVALLTRRAYDIAGSCRGVKVTLNGKKLPITGFRSYVDLYVKDKLDETGVALKVVNETVNDRWEVCLTMSEKGFQQISFVNSIATTKGGRHIDYVVDQIVAKLIEVVKKKNKAGVTVKPFQVKNHVWVFVNALIENPSFDSQTKENMTLQTKSFGSKCPLSEKFIRAATNCGIVESILNWVKFKAQTQLNKKCSSVKHSKIKGIPKLDDANDAGGKHSGGCTLILTEGDSAKSLAVSGLGVIGRDRYGVFPLRGKILNVREATHKQIMENAEINNIIKIVGLQYKKSYDDPESLKSLRYGRIMIMTDQDQDGSHIKGLLINFFHHNWPSLLKHTFLEEFITPIVKVTKNKQEQSFYSIPEFDEWKKQTENYKTWHIKYYKGLGTSTSKEAKEYFADMEKHRITFRYSGVEDDAAITLAFSKKKTDDRKEWLTNFMEDRRQRRMHGLPEQYLYGTQARHLSYNDFINKELILFSNSDNERSIPSLVDGLKPGQRKVLFTCLKRNDKREVKVAQLAGSVAEMSAYHHGEQALMMTIVNLAQNFVGSNNVNILQPLGQFGTRINGGKDAASPRYIFTMLSPLAKLLYPGVDSNLLKFLYDDNQKVEPEWYIPIIPLVLVNGAEGIGTGWACKIPNYDIREIVNNINRMLNHQDPLPMLPSYKNFKGVIHELGQNQYLVSGEVSVIDKNTIEITELPVRTWTQAYKESVLEPMLQGTDKTPALISDYKEYHTDTTVKFVVRMSEEKLAQAEAAGLHKVFKLQSSLTCNSMVLFDHMGCLKRYDSVQDILKEFFELRLNYYKLRKDWLLGSLGAEASKLSNQARFVLEKIEGKISIENKSKRELIRMLVQKGYESDPVVAWAKAQEKAQEEDYRDGDDSDSSVDSGSSSGPNFNYILNMPLWCLTKEKVEELLKQRDHKRGELNDVQRKSSDDLWKEDLAVFIEELDKVEAQERDDQSLGRAIKLVKGKVGKPKAKKLNLEETMPSPYGRRVAPPTQPLKADAAKKLTKKKKGDADLTVKLEFDEDGLAAEGGTGENSVPKPKAPRVKKEKKEPGAPRARKTPAPKGTPVKKVKKRNPWSDDESNSDSDLENSEPLIPRETKSYRASASKPKYTFDFSEEEGEEEENGDDNVASSPVRSFKDTFPSSEAKDRFDDHNDDEDDEEEDSYPPPEKKTTSAPVPKKKETTSIFSSKSAFSEKSNDSDGSKSDSDDDNGPVFSTYSSSSAFDKILPSKKAAKKPSDAAPKPKKPPAPKAKKPDKSIWDSDSDTGSKKPAPALKGKGRGRKRKGSASEDEYSPMKKMNKPASKKPQKPPSDDEEDDDSNSLSAMGAPSRDRPGRAKKEVKYFHESDNEEDDDDDDNMFD from the exons ATGAACAAAACTTCTGACCCCAAGATCAAATTCTTTGACGGGGAAGATTTCACCTGCGTGACATTTCAGCCGGACCTGTCCAAGTTCAAGATGGAGAAGCTGGACAAGGATATTGTAGCACTTCTAACCCGCAGAGCATATGATATAGCAGGCTCCTGCAGAGGAGTTAAGGTTACACTGAATGGCAAAAAGTTACCC ATCACTGGGTTCCGTAGCTATGTGGATCTGTATGTGAAGGACAAACTGGATGAGACGGGTGTGGCCCTGAAGGTGGTCAATGAAACTGTGAATGATCGCTGGGAGGTTTGCCTCACCATGAGTGAAAAAGGATTCCAGCAAATCAGCTTTGTGAACAGCATTGCCACGACCAAG GGTGGCAGACACATCGACTATGTGGTGGACCAGATTGTGGCCAAACTTATTGaagtggtgaagaagaagaataaggCAGGAGTGACTGTGAAACCCTTCCAG GTGAAGAACCACGTCTGGGTGTTTGTCAACGCTCTGATTGAGAACCCCTCCTTTGACTCCCAGACCAAGGAGAACATGACACTCCAGACCAAAAGTTTTGGGTCCAAGTGCCCTCTGTCAGAAAAGTTCATCCGCGCT GCAACCAACTGTGGGATTGTGGAGAGTATACTCAACTGGGTGAAGTTCAAAGCTCAGACACAGCTAAATAAAAAGTGCTCGTCTGTGAAACACAGCAAGATCAAAGGCATCCCCAAACTTGACGACGCCAACGATGCCG GTGGCAAACACTCCGGTGGATGCACACTCATCCTCACTGAGGGAGACTCAGCCAAGTCTCTGGCTGTCTCTGGACTGGGAGTCATAGGACGTGACCGCTATGGAGTGTTTCCACTAAGAGGAAAGATCCTAAACGTGCGAGAGGCAACACACAAGCAG ATCATGGAAAATGCTGAGATTAATAACATCATCAAAATCGTTGGCCTCCAATACAAGAAGAGCTATGATGACCCAGAGTCACTGAAGTCCCTACGCTACGGCAGGATCATGATCATGACTGATCAG GATCAAGATGGCTCCCATATCAAAGGTCTGCTCATCAACTTCTTCCATCACAACTGGCCCTCGCTGCTGAAACACACCTTCCTGGAGGAGTTTATTACACCCATCGTCAAA GTGACCAAGAACAAGCAGGAACAGTCCTTCTACAGTATTCCAGAGTTTGATGAGTggaagaaacagacagagaactATAAAACCTGGCATATAAAGTACTACAAAG GTTTGGGAACAAGTACAAGTAAAGAGGCAAAGGAATACTTTGCTGACATGGAGAAGCATCGCATCACATTCAGATACAGTGGCGTGGAGGACGATGCTGCCATCACTCTG gctTTCAGTAAGAAGAAGACAGATGACAGGAAGGAGTGGCTGACTAACTTCATGGAAGACAGACGACAGAGGAGGATGCACGGCCTGCCAGAG caaTACCTATATGGAACTCAGGCCCGACACCTCTCCTACAATGACTTCATCAACAAAGAGCTGATTTTGTTCTCCAACTCTGACAATGAGAGATCCATCCCATCTTTGGTTGATG GCTTGAAGCCAGGTCAGAGAAAAGTGCTGTTCACCTGCTTGAAGAGGAACGACAAGAGGGAAGTGAAGGTAGCACAGCTGGCTGGTTCAGTGGCCGAGATGTCAGCCTACCATCATGGAGAG CAAGCTCTCATGATGACCATTGTGAACTTGGCCCAGAACTTTGTGGGCAGTAACAACGTGAACATCCTGCAGCCTCTCGGTCAGTTTGGTACTCGCATCAATGGAGGCAAAGATGCTGCCAGCCCTCGTTACATCTTTACCATGCTCAG TCCTCTTGCCAAGCTGTTGTACCCTGGAGTGGACTCTAACCTGCTCAAGTTCCTGTACGATGACAACCAGAAGGTGGAGCCCGAGTGGTACATTCCCATCATTCCATTGGTGCTGGTGAACGGTGCGGAGGGCATCGGAACAGGCTGGGCGTGTAAGATCCCCAACTACGATATCCGAGAGATCGTCAACAACATCAACCGCATGCTCAACCACCAGGACCCCCTGCCAATG CTTCCCAGCTACAAAAACTTCAAAGGGGTGATCCATGAGCTGGGACAGAACCAGTACCTGGTTAGTGGAGAGGTGTCGGTCATAGATAAAAACACCATTGAGATCACAGAGCTTCCTGTTAGGACATGGACACAG GCCTATAAGGAGTCTGTGCTGGAGCCCATGCTGCAGGGCACCGACAAAACCCCAGCTCTCATCAGTGATTATAAGGAGTACCACACAGACACCACAGTCAAGTTTGTGGTCCGCATGTCTGAGGAGAAACTGGCCCAGGCTGAGGCGGCTGGTCTTCACAAAGTCTTCAAGCTGCAGTCCAGCCTCACCTGCAACTCCATG GTTCTGTTCGACCACATGGGTTGTCTCAAGAGGTACGATTCAGTCCAAGACATCCTCAAAGAGTTCTTTGAGCTCCGCCTGAACTACTACAAGCTGAGGAAGGACTGGTTACTGGGCAGCCTGGGAGCCGAGGCCTCCAAGCTTTCCAACCAGGCTCGCTTTGTCCTGGAGAAAATTGAAGGAAAAATTTCAATCG AAAACAAATCGAAGCGGGAACTGATTCGCATGCTGGTCCAGAAAGGTTATGAATCGGATCCAGTGGTAGCCTGGGCCAAAGCTCAGGAGAAG gCTCAGGAAGAAGATTACCGTGATGGAGATGACAGCGACAGCTCAGTGGACTCTGGCTCCTCGTCAGGGCCAAACTTCAACTACATCCTCAACATGCCTCTGTGGTGCCTGACTaaagagaaggtggaggagTTGCTCAAACAGAGGGACCATAAG AGAGGAGAACTGAACGATGTCCAGAGGAAATCCTCAGACGATCTGTGGAAGGAGGACTTGGCAGTCTTCATAGAGGAGCTGGAT AAAGTGGAGGCTCAGGAGCGAGATGATCAGAGTTTAGGAAGGGCCATCAAACTGGTGAAGGGTAAAGTTGGCAAACCTAAAGCGAAGAAGCTGAACCTGGAGGAGACCATGCCGTCACCGTATGGCCGCAGAGTGGCGCCTCCAACCCAACCACTCAAAGCTGACGCTGCCAAGAAACTGACCAAAAAGAAGAAG gGTGACGCAGATCTGACGGTGAAGTTGGAGTTTGATGAAGATGGTTTGGCTGCAGAGGGAGGAACAGGAGAAAATTCTGTCCCCAAACCGAAGGCTCCACGtgtcaagaaagagaaaaaagagcctG gagcTCCTAGGGCAAGAAAAACTCCAGCACCCAAAGGTACCCCCGTCAAGAAGGTGAAGAAGAGAAACCCCTGGTCTGATGATGAGTCCAACTCTGACAGTGACCTGGAAAACAGTGAGCCGCTCATCCCCAGAGAGACCAAGTCTTACAGGGCATCAG cctCCAAGCCGAAATACACGTTTGACTTCtcggaggaggagggagaggaagaggagaacgGAGACGACAATGTGGCTTCTTCTCCGGTGAGGTCGTTCAAAGATACCTTCCCTTCGTCTGAAGCCAAGGACCGCTTCGACGACCATAATGACGATGAggacgatgaggaggaagacTCGTACCCCCCTCCGGAAAAAAAGACCAC GTCTGCACCTGTTcctaaaaagaaagagacaaccAGCATCTTCTCATCCAAGTCGGCCTTCTCTGAAAAAAGCAATGACAGTG ATGGGTCCAAGTCAGACAGTGACGACGACAACGGCCCCGTGTTCTCAACCTACTCCAGCAGCTCTGCGTTTGACAAAATACTGCCGTCAAAGAAAG CAGCTAAGAAACCCTCCGACGCAGCTCCCAAACCGAAGAAGCCACCAGCACCAAAAGCAAAGAAGCCAGATAAATCCATATGGGACTCTGACTCGGACACTGGGTCCAAAAAGCCAGCACCAGCTCTCAAAG GTAAAGGtcgggggaggaagaggaagggcTCTGCCTCTGAAGACGAGTACAGTCCaatgaagaaaatgaacaaaCCTGCCAGCAAA AAACCCCAGAAACCTCCatctgatgatgaagaggacgaCGACAGCAACAGCCTGAGTGCGATGGGTGCGCCATCCCGTGATCGGCCGGGTCGGGCCAAGAAAGAAGTGAAGTACTTCCACGAGTCGGACAACGAGGaagacgacgacgacgacgacaaCATGTTCGATTAA